One Littorina saxatilis isolate snail1 linkage group LG11, US_GU_Lsax_2.0, whole genome shotgun sequence genomic window, GAGGCCAAAGCGAAGCGTCACCCGTTTGCCTTTATGCCATTCGGCTTCGGACCTCGCAACTGCATCGGTATGAGACTGGCTCAGCTGGAGATTCGTATGGCCATCGCTACCATCCTACAGCACTACGCACCTATGCTCTGCGAGAAATCGGTGGTAAGTGTATACTTCGAACCTGTCTATAGCGACCACCCAAgagaccgaccaaaagtggtcgttaaaGACAGAGGGTCGctttggaaaggtgaattattaAGCAGAAAAACTCGAGCGGTCGTTGTGGGCATGAGGTCGCTTTGAGCAATGAAAGAGGTCGAAGGTGGTTGAGGTCTAAATTACTTGTCTTCCACGCATGTACTTTGTGGAAAGCCTATCGAAAGAAAACAACTACATTATTTTCAAACAGAGAATTCAATCATTGCCAAATATAGCGATATGTATACACCTTTGCTCTGCAAGAAATCGGTGGTAAGTTTAtaatacgttatttgtatttaaCCAAAatatgtgtacactacattggggggtgcatgttaaagatcccacgattgacaaaagtttctttcctggcaaaaatgtataggcatagataaaaaaaaaaatgtccaccaaatacccgtgtgacttggaataataggccgttaAAATTAAATATTCGCCGTTATGGCTtaagatttactggccgatgtgaatgcgtgatatattgtgtaaaaacatccatctcacacagcagaaattgatatgtaaagcgcggTTGTGcaccttgagtcgccttgtggtgtgATATGTGCACCtaataaattctcgtattattattattattatgatatgCCACACTATCGAGACAGTCAAGGCAATTTAAGGTGAGACAAAATTGAAAGTgtgggtcccgggaccctcttaGTCGGGCGTCTGTGGGGACCCTGAAGACAGTATCTTACATGTTGATTATACCTTTCATCTCAGCAGCGTCTGTGTGGACCCTGAAGACAGTATCTTACATGTTGATACTTTCATCTCAGCAGCGTCTGTGGGGACCCTGAAGACAGTATCGTACATGTTGATACTTTCATCTCAGCAGCGTCTGTGGGGACCCTGAAGACAGTATCTTACATGTTGATTATACCTTTCATCTCAGCAGCGTCTGTGGGGACCCTGAAGACAGTATCTTACATGTTGATTATACCTTTCATCTCAGCAGCGTCTGTGGGGACCCTGAAGACAGTATCTTACATGTTGATTATACTTTTCATCTCAGCAGCGCCTGTGGGGACCCTGAAGAAAGTATCTTACATGTTGATACTTTCATCTCAGCAGCGTCTGTGGGGACCCTGAAGACAGTATCTAACATGTTGATACTTTCATCTCAGCAGCGTCTGTGGGGACCCTGAAGACAGTATCGTACATGTTGATTATACTTTTCATCTCAGCAGCGCCTGTGGGGACCCTGAAGAAAGTATCTTACATGTTGATACTTTCATCTCAGCAGCGCCTGTGGGGACCCTGAAGACAGTATCTTACATGTTGATTATACCTTTCATCTCAGCAGCGTCTGTGGGGACCCTGAAGAAAGTATCTTACATGTTGATTATGCCTTTCATCTCAGCAACGTCTGATTTCGTGGAAGAAAATGTCTGAAAGATATGAGTCTTTTGAATCACTACATGTACCATCAAATCGTATATCTTTCAATGAAGTGCCTTACACTCGTATCTATGCTAGAGATTACGTGGTTATACTTATTCTTTTTAAGAACATCttactttattttgttgaaTCTTTTTATACACATGTTTAGGTGTGCGTTACGTGAGCGGATGCATTTTGTAACCACAACTCCCAAACATTGGTGATACAAAGTTCCGTATTCTGTATTtctgtcaataaaatgttccgaatgctgtatttttttcaataCCAGTCTTACTTTTttctatacattttttttaaataacaatTTCTTTCTCTACAGTATCCACCTGTGGTGGAAATGCCGCAGACAAGAATGGTGGCCAAGGATGGATTGTGGATCAAGTTCAAACATCGTGAATAATTTACCAAAGACTGGACCAATCGAAGCGCTGATACGGCAACACGTGATTCTTTCTTGCTGCGCCATTGGATGTGACGACTACTGGACCATTCAGCTTCCCCAATACCGTGACTGTTGTCTACACAAAACATGGATGcgatggttgttttgattgcgGGTGTAATTGGTGAAATGTTAAATCACCCTCCACTTGAGAGTATACATGCCTTACGGTGAAAGACTTAAATCTGAAACAAATATGAGATTTTATTTCAACTATTTGACATTTGTTGCTATATATTCTTGTGTGTGCGCGAAGCACTTTGGTTTCAGAAGTTTATGTGCCATTATTTCGTGTTTAGTGAATGCATATAATTTttgtttaaaggtactgaacttgtcaaatccaggtgcacggagcccctggggtttttagtcatacctcaggcagctatccgttagaagaactaccaagtttcattgacttgcacccaaagagtcaagaactgcgatttttttacgaattaatttcgtactcggacccggctggtcttgacctatttttggatctaaatttagatcaggtagatcaccacatcatgcacaaaaagacacgtcacttgcaaactatgtcagacgtcatcatgagtttgtgtaaaacaaaatggaggccggaatcactcagttgaatcgaactccgaccaaacaacacgtaataactaggttaatttaggcactcgcgtgaacaagaaactgtcgagcttcacagatgtcgtcgttgggtagttttgggtttgttttactaccataggaggatttttgaactgtaaatgcactcagctgcaacaaaatgTCCAATCATACAGTCAAAGTCTAGAAAACTTGAAGGAGCTCTCAAAAAGTAATTACAAAGGTTGACAAGAAACCAATGAATGATGTGTGTGGTAATTATGTGTACAGTAGGCCTACATATGAACTATGTCCGTTTTATTGTTTCGTCCGTCAGTCTGGCATACACATAGGcctacagacaaacaaacacacacacacacacacacacatacacacaccccccacacacacacacacacacacacacacacgcatacctgAAATATTCCATAGAACATACGTCAACACGCTGTGTATACACGATCTCATGTTGCTCATTTTGGATTCCTGGTCTACCTAGTTCAAGGCAGCTGGTTTCTCTCTATCTATGGATCAGAAATGAAAAAGCGACTATTATGTGGTTGAATTGTGTCAAGGTCAGTACTGACCAAGACAATCTAGTATGTTCAAGACCACACGTCGCCACTTAGACGTGCACACAAACAGTTTCGGACAGATAACATGCCATtcaaaatatgtgaccctccaccacgaaatgagtcgcatgtcacctcgcgcggttctgcgctaggcttaatataagtccggggagtgccttgtaacagtgtgagggtcaccttagtcacaggcttataactcaaacagttttcgctcttttctaaaacggttttcaccactggatagagcataaaaaaactctttaggaaaatgtaaaaatatgaaaatcatgcaaaggtgacatgcgactcatttcgtggtggagggtcacatatgattGTGTTACTTGAATGAGAGGTGaaatctgtgtctatgtgtgtgggtggggttgGGGTCTTTATAATTTTCCCGTGTGTATTAGTCTAGCTCAATTTAGTTTTTGTATTATAATGATATGAGTACCACTTCCTTAAGTCCTGTAGCTCTTTAAGTCCAACGTaagaactcactcacacacacacacactctctctctctctctctctctctctctctctctctctctctctctctctctctctctctctctctctctctctctctctctcaacaatgAGAAAACTGAATGTTGCTGATCCATTGGTGTTTTGGAAGATGTTTGATGTGCAGGTAGAACCCATTTTAACATACGCAGCCGAAGGTTGGGGGCTAGAGGGCGTCAAGCCAATTGAGCAAGTTCACACTTTTGCTATCAAAAGGTTTTTAAATGTTCTGCAGCATTCCTCAAATACAATGGCGTACGGGGAAATAGGCAGATACCCACTTTTCATAAGAACTGTTGTCAAATGTGTGAAATATTGGCTTAAGTTAACAAGACTTCCGCAAACCAGAATTTGTAAACAGACCTTTGAAATGCTCCTTTTGCAACATGAATCTGGCAAGCACAACTGGGTTTCCAAAGTTAAGAAGGTGTTAACTGAAAACGGGTTTGGCATTGTTTGGCTGTGCCAAGGGGCTGGCTACGATAAAGGTTTTGTTTCCCAGTTTAAAGATCGACTGATTTGTATGTATAAACAAAACTGGCATTGGGAAATGGAGACAAACGAGAAGTATCAATGGTTTTATTCTTTTAAACGCGTTTTTCAGCCTGAGAAGTACATATTATATATAGCAAACAAATGGAAATGTGTGATGGAGGCTGTGAAgacgaggtacactttcttttccACTGTACAGCCTATGCTGATATCCGTCCAAAGTGTAACGTGTTAAAAAGTTGTTCTGAACCAGCCTCAATGGAAGATGTAACCCGTATCCTAGCCCTGGATGAAGAAAGTGTACTCGAAGCAACTGCACAATTTATTTCTAAGGCACTAAACATGCGCAAAAAGAAACTAGATGagtcaagctgaaatgatgtataATGTAATTTTTACGTACGCAAATGTTGGACTGGATGGTCTTCTCAATTAAATCGGGTTGcgtgtatatacatgtatacgcGTGGATTTACACGTGTGCGGGTGTAGTCTATATaagcgtatatgtgtgtgtgtgtgagtgtgtgtgtgtgtgtgtgtgtgtgtgtgtgtgtgagtgtgtatgtgtgtgtgtgcgtgtgtgtgtttgttcgtctgcagccattgttgtttttgtacagATATGTATTTAGACATGTTCCCCTACTAGTCACGCGAGGGTAACGCCGACTAGTGGTTTATTGGTTTTAAATATTTGCGGTCTGCagattgattggttttatgagtgtgtgttaactgttggatcagtattttcctttgtgtgtacatactatactttgctttttacatttagtcaagttttgactaaaggttttaacatagagggggaatcgagacgagggtcgtggtgtatgtgtgtgtgtgtgtgtgtctgtgcatgtgtgtgtgtagagcgattcagaccaaactactggaccgatctttattaaatttgacatgagagttcctgggaatgatatccccggacgtttttttctttttttcgataaatgtctttgatgacgtcatatccggctttttgtaaaagttgaggcggcactgtcacaccctcattttttaatcaaattgattgaaatttttgtaaagcaatcttcgacgtaggccggacttcggtattgcatttcagcttggtggctacaAAATTGATCAAtgtctttggtcattaaaaatctgaaaattgtaattaaaatgggttttttttaaaaaccgatccaaaactacgtttatcttattcttcatcattttctgattccaaaaacatataaatatgttatattcggattaaaaacaagctctgaaaattgaaaatatgaaaattatgattaaaattaaatgtccgaaatcgatttaaaaacaatttcatcttattccttgtccgttcctgattccaaaaacatatagatatgatatgtttggattaaaaacacgttcagaaagttaaaaagaatagagatatagaaaagcgtgctatcctcctcagcgcaaccgctaccgcgcttttctggattgttaatttcactgcttttgccacgagcggtggacagacgatgctacgagtgtacgatcttgcggaaaaaatgcaatgcgttcagtttcattctgtgagttcgactgagcttgactaaatgttgtattttcgccttacgcgacttgttacccttagtcttagatatgtttgtttacctatggctttcgtgtcggtgtgtttgtttgttcgtactcataaactagtttgctatgtttttgttgttattaatgttttgttcattcgtcctgttaccccttttatgaatgatgcagaaattgttgttttaccttgtctataaggcttttattagctaatgacaataaagtgtcaaagcgtcaagcgtctctctctctctctctctctctctctctctctctctctctctctctctctctctctctctctctctctctctctctctctctctctctctctctctctctgtcacacacacacacacacacacacacaaacacacacacacttacacacacactctctctcacacacgcacgcacatacacatacatacatacacacatagacacaaacacacacacacacacatacacaaccatagacacacacatagacacacacatagacacacacatagatacacaaacacacttatacacaaacacaccacacatacatacacacacacacacacacacatccacacacacacacatagaaacacacactcacacacatacacaccacacacataaacacacacacacatccacacacacagacacacacacacacatacacaccacacacacgcacacacacatccacacacacatccacacacacagacacacatacacacacacacacacacacacacacacacacacacacaccacaaatcaACACTACGAACAAACTATCCTGTTCACACTAACGGGGTGTTTCATAAATGAGATCCTCTGCAGGGGTCTTCCCGGATTCTGTGTCGTCGATTTATGgagaaataaatacacaaacatttATCAACAATGTCACCTCAAGCATGAATTGCGCAGTTGCTTGTTTCGTGCATACCGAATCGTGACTTGGCTTTCAAATTTGAATGATTACTGCAATCATTATTTGTTGTTCCGTTATTTGTGTCTCAATCCTTTCTCAAATTCACTATTCTATTCGTATCAACCCTTACGGCTTTTGTTTGATTTAGCTTGTTCGATCATGGCTTTGTTTGTCtatgttacatttagtcaagacatagacagagaaaactttattatctcaaaaaGAGAAATATAAGTTTGCTTATCTTGTGTTATTTGGTGTTCTTGTGCCATTACTGTTTTCgattaaacataagtttattttaacaaaggttacaatcatgacatgtatacaaagttcacagaaacagcaacaagctagaagcttatagtggtgttcctgcatgacagtacaacataaggcgctaacggctgaacaatttgtctcaataagccaaatctattaataacgtaataaacgttgcataatgattataaagaaagacagtaaaaggaAGACAGGAGGGAAAGatgatgaataaaagaagagggatgggtaggagatgtgcacaAGTTAacgttgttgtccggcttgtagagcatttattctggtttgcccaaagcggcctgaacgttcaatgaacgagtgtacggtggaaaaaatgttcctgttcaaatctaagaatactgtctgtctccgtttagaTTGTTGCTGTTACTTGTAGCTCGGTGAAAGCTATATGACCCGTacctgtttttttctttgttttgtttgtttgtttgtttgtttagtttgtttgtttgtttgtcgttgGGTTGTGTGTTgttagttttttgttgttttttgttgttggggtgggggggggggtgttcacTAGCTTTTTCTGTGTGTCGTTTTAGCTGTCAAAATTGTTAAATTTGATTGTGAGGGCAAAACTCAAaaatagttttaaaaaaatgtatgcGTATATGTTTTAAACTGACAGTATCTTTATGGGATATTGCACACGACGAATCACACTTTTTTTTCAGTATGTGCAAATACAAACACGTCCTCAATTTATTTATTGCATTGCCAAACGTAGAGTTATATAATTAATATTTTGTGCAGCATGCATACTGCTGTGTTTGCACCTCTGGTCCAAGCAAGAACagcttgtttgtttctgtgctgGGTCCTGGCGATAATGACCAGATGCTCGtctttttggtttaaacagtatttattcaacaattcataagTAATTGAACATAATACCTGctaaggatcaacaacaagctcaagcttatcGTCTTAGTCTTCTTGACTTCACGAAAAAGATGAAATTCACGTTTACTTTCATTTATTGTATTATCCCTTTGCTGGTATGTGCGTGTTCAtgcagccacctgcacttaagGCAGAATGCTGGTATGTCCATGTTTGGGTGCAAACAGTcccctgcacttatggcagaatgatcgAGGTATTGTACGTGCacctgtggtgacacgggggtgggacatggataacgactctgagtctgcacagaaagttgGCCGGCctagattcgaacccgtgacacACGGATCACAAATCCAGCGCTCTACCCATTGAGCTACCTGGCCCCTAAAAAAGGATATGAGCTTCTACTAACTACTACTACGACAACAactacgacaacaacaacaactactactactactactactactaatactaatactaatactactactactaactATTTCtgccactactactactactactactactactactactactatgacTACTATTccctctgctgctgctgctgctgctactgatgatgatgatgatgatgatgatgacgatgatgatgatgatgatgatgatgatgatgatgatgatgatgacgacgatgacgacgatgatgatgatgatgatgatgatgatgatgatgatttcgaATGTATTCGCGTGCGAATTGATGCTGCAGCAGTTAACCTAATCTATCGCCGATAGTCGCAAAATCAAGTGTTGAGGTTGCAAAATCTGTTTTCGGTGTAAACAAAATGCGACAAATGACCTATAAAGTTAAAGCGAATCTGCCTCTGTGAACACCAGGCGCAGGTGGCATAGGAAAAAGAtagggtgtttttttctctctctctctctctccgcctccTCGCTATTTATCTATCCATCTCGTGCAGGCACGTGACCACACAAGGCATACTTATAATGTACAGGCAGGGGGTAAGCTACAGAGTGTGCTGGAACAGCTATATGTGGAAAAATAATATAAAGGCTTTACGGAAGAAATGTGTTTTCAGCTACCCAGGACGATTGTGATTTTTTGGGGGATTTTTTTTTGGACCAGGAAAAACAGAGTTGTTTCATTTAGAGTTTGGCTGCTGGGAAAGatggaaaggaagaaagaatgcAACACAGGGGAAAACTGCGGGTAAAgacaaaagaaaggaaagacgGTGAAAAGAAAtgcatgacaaaacaagacCTGACTAGACAAGGGGAATATGATCAAAAGATTAGTACCAAAAGAGCAAAACAAAGattaaatgaaaattttaaAACACATCggtaaacaaatacacaaacgaTTACCTTTGTGCATTGGCTGTTATCACCTTGCACTATTGTGACTCACCAGTGAAACAAATTACTGCAGAGTCAACAGAAATCAGAAAAGTAATCGttcatgtgtgtatatgtgtgtgtgtgtgtgtatatgtgtgtgtgtgtgtgtgtgtgtgtgtgtgtgtgtgtgtgtgtgtgcgtgtgtgtgtgtgtgtgtgtgtgtgtgtgtgtgtgtgtgtgtgtgtgtgtgtgcgtgcgtgtgtgtgtgtgtgtgtgtgtgtgtgtgtgtgtgtgtgtgtgtgtgtgcgtgcgtgcgtgcgtgcgtgtgtgtgtgtgtgtgtgtgtgtgtgtgtgtgtgtgtgtatgtgtgtgtgtgtgtatgtgtgtgtgtatgtacgtgcgtgcatgtgtgtgtgtgtgagcgtgtgtgtgagcgtgtgtgtgtgtgtgtgtgtgtgtgtgtgtgtgcgtgcgtgcgtgcgtgtgtgtgtgcgtgcgtgcgtgcgtgcgtgtgtgtgtgtgtgtgtgtgtgtgtgtgtgtgtgtgtgtgtgtgtttgtgtgcgtgcgtgcgtgcgtgcgtgcgtgcgtgtgtgtgtttgtgtgtatgtgtgtatgtgtgtatgtgtgtgcgtgcgtgcgtgcgtgcgtgcgtgtgtgtgtgtgtgtgtgtgtgtgtgtgtgtgtgtgtgtgtgcgtgcgtgcgtgcgtgcgtgcgtgtgtgtgtgtatgtgtgtgtgtgtgcgtgcgtcggtgtgtgtgtatgtgtctgggtgtgtccGCATGTTTGCGTCAGTGCATGAGGTCTGCGGATGTGTGAATGCTGTCATGCGCGCCCCTGTTCATGCACGTGAGTAGATGTATCTTTGTCATATGATATGAGTTTTGTTAGTCACACCTTATCAAAGAGTAATGAGGCCTGACAATCCTACCATTGTCGACGAGCTGCAatcaagttgttgtttttctcgaatATCCGAGTACCTATATAAACAAATGTGgttaaatgttccaaatcatatcAATACTGAGGATCATTCAGGTAAGAGCTCGTGTTTATTGTTAGTTCCTGCTACCACGTTTGAGTTTTATAGTTAAGCACCTTTCCTGTTACCCATACCATGTATAAAGATACCAAAAGTCTTAACAATATTTGTTTCATGAGATAAGTTCTTCGTACCACTTGTctagttaaaaaaaagaattcacAGCGAGTTTTTCTTGACTAGAAATGATATCAGACATGGCATGTTTTCGCTATATTGCGTTTTATATCGAATCAGTAAATATATTTTCTCCCCAAATAGCTATTTTCCTTGTATCAATTATTGTAAGATCTCTCTAAACTGATTTGTTTTTAAGTTGTTGTTTCTGTGAATCACACGTTGCATTTTCTCTCTAAATTGCTTTAACTGTGTATCAAACATTGCATTTTCTCTCTAAATTGCTTTTTCTGTAAATCAAACATTGCATGTTCTCTCTAAATTGCTTTTTCTGTAAATCAAACATTGCATGTTCTCTCTAAATTGCTTTTTCTGTATATACAAAATTGCATGTTCTCTCTATTTTGCTTTTTCTGTTTATCAAACATTGCATGTTCTCTCTAAATTGCTTTTTCTGTTTATCAAACATTGCATGTTCTCTCTAAATTGCTTTTTCTGTTTATCAAACATTGCATGTTCTCTCTAAATTGCCCTTTCTTCATTACAAACAGTGCAGGTTTTCTCTAAATTGCTTTTGCTGTCTATGATATCTTGTGCGTGTTCTGGCTAATAAATCATTTGTTCTCTCAGTCAGACACTGCAAGTTCTCAGTTTCTTCTTTCAGCAGATTCTCCGCTTTGTTACCGTTGAAGAAAATACCGCCAAGAAAACAAGATGAAAGTGACAGCTTCTCTGACCATTTGCTGCCTTCTGATGGCGGCCTTTGTGTCTGCTCGACATGTTCGCGAAGAGGTGAGAAGCTTGTTAAAAACAGTCGCGTTCacatatgtgtggtttgggttatgtgtgtattaATGTGTActtgtatgtgtctatatgttcGGAGAGTGTGTTTTCATGTGATGTTATCATTTTACACGAGCCCAAAGAAAAcatttctgtttgttgcattcagacATTTACAGGtgtattgaattaaattgaattgaattgaatataattgaattgaattgaatataattgaattgaattaaattgaattggaTATAAtataattgaattgaattgaatataattgaattgaattgaattgaatataattgaattgaattgaattgaatataattgaattgaatataattgaattgaattgaattgaattggtAACTTGCTGCCACATCCTGGCCAGCTTCTGCACA contains:
- the LOC138980378 gene encoding cytochrome P450 3A18-like, encoding MCMNEAMRLFPPLFVIDREIDEDVELGEFKLKKGWRMVVPCYSIHRDPEYWTDPLKYDPERHTPEAKAKRHPFAFMPFGFGPRNCIGMRLAQLEIRMAIATILQHYAPMLCEKSVYPPVVEMPQTRMVAKDGLWIKFKHRE